From Ferviditalea candida, the proteins below share one genomic window:
- a CDS encoding FAD:protein FMN transferase: MKQSAKGERYPGIEFRAMNSLMAVIGRTDTPLPYWQRPVIRWFEEVEQKASRFRPDSDLSRLNRWAPGEPCQVSPTLYRLLRKAWQLAVDTDYLFQPFVGSALKRLGYDRSFEEVLGAGSSPGANFVGEGSFHPIMEEDALQFDETAFTVTRRSEAELDLGGVGKGWSADGAASFMRREFGITSGLVDAGGDLRVWSDEDPWCIGIEHPEDEETEILQLWINDAGVATSNVLHRRWKQGGLIRHHILDGRTGLPAQSDVIQATVLAPRTCEAEVAAKIICMLGADEAVSWMETHFPHHGYVMVKTTGDMIMNQKLYDYAIKVV; encoded by the coding sequence ATGAAGCAATCGGCGAAGGGGGAACGTTATCCCGGCATTGAATTCCGAGCGATGAATTCGCTTATGGCCGTTATCGGGAGAACGGATACCCCGCTGCCCTATTGGCAGAGGCCGGTGATCCGATGGTTCGAGGAAGTCGAGCAAAAGGCTTCGCGGTTTCGGCCGGACAGCGATCTGTCCAGATTGAACCGATGGGCTCCGGGTGAGCCTTGTCAAGTATCGCCGACGCTGTATCGTCTTCTGCGAAAGGCATGGCAGCTGGCCGTCGATACGGATTACCTGTTTCAGCCTTTTGTCGGTTCCGCGCTCAAGCGGTTGGGCTATGACCGCAGCTTCGAAGAAGTCCTCGGCGCAGGCAGCTCTCCGGGAGCAAACTTCGTTGGCGAGGGAAGCTTTCATCCCATTATGGAAGAGGATGCGCTTCAATTCGACGAGACGGCCTTCACGGTCACTCGCCGCAGTGAAGCGGAGCTTGACCTTGGAGGTGTCGGCAAAGGCTGGTCTGCAGACGGCGCGGCATCCTTCATGCGCCGCGAATTTGGAATCACCTCCGGACTGGTGGATGCGGGAGGCGATCTGCGCGTATGGTCGGACGAGGATCCGTGGTGCATCGGCATTGAGCATCCGGAGGATGAAGAAACGGAAATCCTGCAGCTATGGATTAACGACGCCGGAGTGGCCACCTCGAACGTGCTGCACCGGCGTTGGAAGCAGGGCGGCCTTATCCGCCATCACATTCTGGACGGAAGAACCGGACTGCCTGCGCAAAGCGACGTGATTCAAGCTACCGTTTTGGCCCCGAGAACCTGCGAAGCGGAGGTTGCCGCCAAAATCATCTGCATGCTTGGGGCCGATGAGGCCGTATCTTGGATGGAAACGCATTTTCCGCATCACGGCTATGTCATGGTCAAAACGACCGGTGATATGATCATGAATCAAAAGCTGTACGATTATGCGATAAAGGTGGTGTGA
- a CDS encoding polyprenyl synthetase family protein, with amino-acid sequence MRDTVVEQMRDIVDRYMHHPKLNELVLECVQEKIGEQKVWSEHVLNCHFFLGGSSPYIERLAANLELIVLAGDILDDLQDQDHQQKVWLQAPPALALNAAVAMLTAAFGDISTLSAQHSELAENRVVEQVSRLLALSLNGQHGDLCNDMESEQGYLSMAAEKSGSLIRLAFMLGYAPLRQPDRTTIERLDQIAVNIGVMAQLENDLRDVLSFDEKNDLLGRKRTLPIQYLLRYSEEDLPLFKQYFEGAATRETFLESRTETLEFVRQSGCVEYTRAVQMLLFNETEELFMSIPGDPHWKSKFREDAFARFGR; translated from the coding sequence ATGCGCGATACCGTCGTCGAGCAGATGCGGGATATCGTCGATCGTTATATGCATCATCCGAAATTGAATGAGCTTGTCCTCGAATGCGTTCAGGAGAAGATCGGGGAACAGAAGGTTTGGTCGGAGCATGTGCTGAACTGCCATTTCTTTTTGGGCGGAAGCTCGCCTTACATAGAACGGCTGGCGGCGAATCTGGAATTGATCGTATTGGCGGGGGATATTCTGGATGACCTTCAGGATCAGGACCATCAGCAAAAGGTGTGGCTGCAAGCGCCCCCCGCTTTGGCATTAAACGCTGCAGTGGCTATGCTGACGGCGGCGTTCGGGGATATCAGCACGCTTTCAGCCCAGCATTCGGAATTGGCGGAAAATCGCGTCGTTGAACAGGTAAGCAGGCTGCTTGCCTTGTCTCTTAACGGACAGCACGGGGATTTATGCAACGATATGGAAAGCGAGCAAGGATACTTGTCCATGGCTGCGGAAAAGTCGGGATCATTGATCCGTCTCGCGTTCATGCTGGGATACGCGCCTTTGCGGCAGCCGGATCGCACAACGATTGAGCGGTTGGATCAAATCGCCGTGAATATCGGAGTCATGGCGCAGCTGGAAAACGACCTGCGGGATGTGCTCAGCTTCGATGAAAAAAACGATTTGCTGGGCAGAAAGCGCACGCTGCCCATTCAGTATTTGCTTCGGTACAGCGAGGAGGATTTGCCTCTGTTCAAACAGTATTTCGAGGGGGCGGCCACGAGGGAAACGTTTCTGGAATCGAGGACGGAGACTCTGGAGTTTGTCCGTCAATCCGGCTGCGTGGAATATACGAGAGCGGTCCAAATGCTGCTGTTTAACGAGACAGAGGAACTGTTCATGTCGATCCCAGGAGATCCTCATTGGAAAAGCAAATTCAGGGAGGACGCGTTTGCCCGTTTCGGCCGATAA
- a CDS encoding response regulator transcription factor → MNRKIRILIIEDHPLMANATKDQLAKIEFVEVVGLAYDAWAGLKLVEDLTPDMVFLDFNLPDLFGDEVARRIKAKHPHMHIIIFSGIDLTDLYNCFIEIQVSGIISKESMGEVLVDMINSIMKGQTIVPLSVFHQLRLSGHAAPREVLSEDEHNLMEMVIKGYTNEQIALEIHMSKRSVDNYLKKIYQKLGVKLRTQAISNYLENHQR, encoded by the coding sequence ATGAACCGTAAAATTCGAATTTTAATCATTGAAGATCACCCGTTAATGGCGAATGCCACGAAGGATCAACTGGCAAAAATCGAATTCGTGGAAGTTGTCGGCTTGGCCTATGACGCTTGGGCGGGCTTGAAGCTTGTGGAGGATCTAACGCCGGACATGGTTTTTCTCGATTTTAACCTGCCGGACTTGTTTGGCGATGAGGTCGCAAGGCGAATTAAAGCCAAACATCCTCATATGCATATCATTATCTTTTCGGGAATCGACCTGACGGATCTCTATAATTGTTTTATTGAAATCCAGGTCAGCGGCATCATTTCCAAAGAGTCCATGGGGGAAGTGCTCGTTGACATGATCAACAGCATCATGAAGGGGCAAACCATCGTCCCGCTGTCCGTTTTTCATCAGCTTCGGCTTTCCGGACACGCCGCTCCCCGAGAGGTATTGAGCGAAGACGAGCACAATCTGATGGAGATGGTTATCAAAGGGTATACCAATGAGCAAATCGCTCTGGAAATTCATATGAGCAAGCGCTCGGTCGATAATTATTTGAAGAAAATTTATCAAAAGCTGGGTGTTAAATTACGGACGCAGGCGATTTCAAATTACCTCGAAAACCATCAAAGATAA
- a CDS encoding SOS response-associated peptidase translates to MTNAAAAIVPDWRISGMCGRFTLTVSIEELIDLFGIEQLTFEYHPRYNAAPGQMIATVIGHQGNKRMGQLRWGLIPSWSKDEKIGYQLINAKAETLEEKPSFRESYLRRRCVIPADGFYEWKNTENGKQPMRIMMKHKGAFAMAGLYDAWMSPDGRKIHSCAIITTSANALVGEIHDRMPVILRAGDIELWLNREIREASRLNGLLQPYPENEMFAYPVSPAVGNVKNDSPECIMPFGT, encoded by the coding sequence TTGACTAACGCTGCGGCGGCAATCGTACCGGACTGGAGGATATCCGGCATGTGCGGACGCTTCACACTGACCGTCTCGATTGAGGAATTAATCGATCTGTTTGGAATCGAGCAGCTGACTTTTGAGTATCACCCGAGATATAATGCTGCGCCCGGCCAGATGATCGCAACAGTTATCGGCCATCAAGGGAATAAACGGATGGGGCAATTGAGATGGGGATTGATTCCGTCCTGGTCCAAAGACGAGAAGATCGGCTATCAGTTGATCAACGCCAAGGCGGAAACGCTGGAAGAAAAACCGTCTTTCCGCGAGTCCTACCTTCGCAGACGCTGCGTCATCCCTGCGGACGGCTTTTACGAATGGAAGAATACGGAAAACGGGAAACAGCCGATGCGCATCATGATGAAGCATAAAGGGGCCTTCGCGATGGCCGGGCTCTATGATGCCTGGATGTCCCCGGACGGCCGGAAAATTCATTCCTGCGCCATCATCACCACCTCTGCCAATGCGCTGGTGGGAGAAATCCACGACCGCATGCCGGTTATTTTACGTGCCGGAGACATTGAGTTGTGGTTAAATCGCGAAATCCGGGAAGCGTCACGTTTGAACGGTTTGCTGCAGCCGTATCCGGAGAACGAAATGTTCGCCTATCCGGTATCCCCAGCGGTCGGAAACGTCAAGAACGACTCACCGGAATGCATCATGCCGTTTGGAACTTAA
- a CDS encoding response regulator transcription factor — protein sequence MRILLAEDDLKLGKLIVHMLKKQSHAADWVTDGREVADYADAGDYDLLILDWMLPGKDGVTICKELREAGYDKGILMLTARDALQDRVEGLDAGADDYLMKPFEFEELFARIRSLSRRVQMPLSESIIEIPPYTLNVNELTLYRSGEAVSLTVREFQLMETLMRRRGKVIPREALVSQIWGLDAEVTSNSLDALIKLLRKKLEPDPHIQIQNVRGVGYKLEVADVQKNPQ from the coding sequence GTGAGAATCTTGCTGGCTGAAGATGACCTCAAATTGGGAAAACTGATTGTGCATATGCTGAAAAAACAATCCCATGCCGCAGATTGGGTAACGGACGGCAGGGAAGTAGCCGATTATGCGGATGCCGGCGATTACGACCTGCTGATTCTGGATTGGATGTTGCCGGGCAAGGATGGCGTCACTATCTGCAAGGAGCTGCGGGAAGCGGGCTATGACAAAGGGATTCTCATGCTGACCGCGCGGGACGCCCTGCAGGATCGGGTTGAGGGACTGGACGCGGGTGCTGATGATTACCTGATGAAGCCTTTTGAATTTGAAGAACTGTTTGCACGCATCCGCTCTTTATCCCGAAGAGTGCAGATGCCGCTCTCCGAGTCGATCATCGAAATCCCGCCGTATACCCTGAATGTGAATGAGCTTACCTTGTATCGAAGCGGGGAAGCCGTATCTTTGACCGTCCGGGAGTTTCAGCTGATGGAGACGCTGATGCGCCGAAGGGGCAAAGTGATTCCGAGAGAGGCCTTGGTTTCGCAAATATGGGGGCTGGATGCGGAAGTGACCAGCAATTCACTGGATGCGCTCATCAAGCTGCTGCGCAAAAAATTGGAACCGGATCCGCATATTCAAATTCAGAACGTGCGGGGAGTCGGCTACAAGCTGGAGGTTGCCGATGTTCAAAAAAACCCGCAATAG
- a CDS encoding DUF1128 domain-containing protein: MDLTKKNEENMAFMIEQIKKKLKVVSVSAIRPEHFDVELYEDIKDIFEVVMEKDNFSISEVEAIASELGRLRKI, from the coding sequence ATGGATTTAACGAAAAAAAACGAGGAAAACATGGCATTTATGATCGAGCAAATCAAGAAGAAGCTGAAGGTTGTTTCCGTCAGCGCCATCAGGCCTGAACACTTTGATGTCGAACTCTATGAGGATATCAAAGATATCTTTGAAGTGGTGATGGAAAAAGATAATTTCAGCATTTCCGAAGTCGAAGCGATCGCTTCGGAGCTTGGAAGGCTGAGAAAAATATAA
- a CDS encoding ferric reductase-like transmembrane domain-containing protein, producing the protein MLEWFSTWSVIKASGLTSYLLLFLSVSLGMFSYGKLMKPNIRGSLLIMHQLSGWIGFLFGLLHGLVLTIDSYQPFSYKDVFVPFAAEYHPLSSGLGTIALYLFVIILVTSDWMKNFGRKVWRAIHYLAFPAFVLSLVHGLAAGSDTKQLWAQLFYLGTAVLFLIFVYIRVQYAADSSQTSQESASTENLRRARTKSAKRSGQA; encoded by the coding sequence ATGCTCGAATGGTTTTCCACCTGGAGTGTCATCAAAGCTTCAGGCCTGACATCCTACTTGTTGCTTTTCCTGTCCGTTTCACTTGGCATGTTCAGTTACGGAAAGCTGATGAAGCCCAATATTCGAGGCAGCTTGCTGATCATGCATCAGCTGTCGGGCTGGATCGGCTTTTTGTTCGGGCTGCTTCACGGACTGGTGCTGACCATTGATTCCTACCAACCGTTTTCTTATAAGGACGTTTTCGTTCCGTTCGCGGCGGAATATCATCCGCTGTCCTCGGGGCTGGGGACGATCGCATTGTATCTTTTTGTGATCATTTTGGTGACGTCGGACTGGATGAAGAACTTTGGGAGAAAGGTGTGGCGGGCCATTCATTACTTAGCGTTTCCGGCCTTTGTGCTCTCGCTCGTTCATGGATTGGCGGCGGGCTCGGACACGAAGCAATTATGGGCCCAATTGTTTTATTTGGGTACGGCCGTGCTTTTTCTTATTTTTGTTTATATTCGTGTTCAATATGCAGCCGATTCGTCGCAAACGTCTCAGGAATCGGCTTCCACTGAGAATCTACGGCGGGCTCGGACGAAATCTGCCAAAAGGAGCGGACAAGCGTGA
- a CDS encoding DUF2231 domain-containing protein, giving the protein MSTPLHPIIVHFPIVMLLLGAAAQIIAIWKPDFFEKMANYLLVGGFITGVAAYMTGDGAEEYAEANLNAARGLIHTHENLALLSLAVFGLAIVLKYFRYRRPNFKILTPVLLACIIAGAGLISVTGHYGGKIVYPANVTDQNTTNDQNNGDRD; this is encoded by the coding sequence ATGTCTACACCCTTACATCCCATTATCGTCCACTTTCCGATCGTTATGCTCCTTCTGGGAGCCGCTGCGCAAATCATTGCAATTTGGAAACCAGATTTTTTTGAAAAAATGGCTAATTATCTATTGGTTGGAGGCTTCATCACCGGAGTGGCTGCGTATATGACGGGGGATGGCGCCGAAGAGTACGCCGAGGCGAACCTGAATGCCGCGCGCGGTTTGATCCACACCCATGAGAATCTCGCCTTATTGTCACTGGCCGTCTTTGGCTTGGCGATTGTTCTTAAATATTTCCGATATCGCCGTCCCAACTTCAAAATTCTGACTCCTGTCCTGCTCGCCTGTATTATTGCGGGAGCCGGACTGATCTCTGTGACGGGCCATTACGGAGGAAAAATCGTCTATCCTGCTAATGTAACAGATCAGAACACGACCAACGATCAGAATAACGGGGACAGGGATTAA
- the ptsP gene encoding phosphoenolpyruvate--protein phosphotransferase, translated as MKGIVASEGLAVGRIFRVEEAQVVKPFFTTEEHELTRLRNAALLSIDQLTQIRNHVMDHLGKEEALVFSAHIEILKDPVMMEEICQLIRKDVVAEEAVDEIIRNYVELFLSMEDEYMRLRSSDIRDVGKRMLNNLQNFGKNLFSGMEPNSIVVAHDLSPSETAQLPLDKTVGFITEIGGRTSHTSIFARNLGIPALVGVNGAMKLPNNTLMFLNAIEGEVVRILPGELDFYLTRIREHEKKNRELEDTKFLPAVTTDNHRVEVAANIGSPREAEIAVRSGAEGVGLFRTEFLFMERTGFPDEAEQFEVYSEVARSMGERPVIVRLLDIGVDKRLSYYKMPDEMNPLLGKRAMRLLLEHHEILETQLKAILRTSLTGNVKVMLPMIATVEEIRAARNIIDGIIAEMKNEGAAEELQIEIGITVEVPSVAISPDLFVDEVDFFSIGSNDLIQYTFAADRMNQDVSYLYQPCHPSILRMVKNVIDIAHDKGKWAGVCGEMAGDPVTAPLLLGMGLDEFSMSIASIPRIKYLIRHLSLKECRELVEESFRLKTHAEVDALVRNFLQQKKIAL; from the coding sequence GTGAAGGGAATCGTTGCTTCTGAAGGATTGGCTGTCGGTCGAATTTTCCGTGTTGAAGAAGCTCAGGTTGTCAAGCCGTTTTTTACCACAGAAGAGCATGAATTGACTCGTCTCCGGAACGCCGCGCTACTGTCAATCGATCAGTTGACGCAAATCCGGAATCATGTGATGGATCATTTGGGAAAAGAGGAAGCCTTGGTCTTTTCGGCGCATATCGAAATTCTCAAGGATCCGGTCATGATGGAAGAAATCTGCCAGCTGATTCGCAAAGATGTGGTTGCCGAAGAAGCGGTGGATGAGATTATAAGAAACTACGTTGAGCTGTTTCTGTCCATGGAAGATGAATATATGAGGCTGCGTTCCTCGGATATTCGCGATGTGGGCAAAAGAATGCTGAACAACCTTCAAAATTTCGGAAAAAATCTGTTTTCCGGGATGGAACCCAACTCCATTGTGGTCGCCCATGATTTGTCTCCTTCGGAAACCGCCCAGCTGCCCTTGGATAAGACAGTCGGGTTTATTACGGAAATCGGCGGCAGGACAAGTCACACCTCGATATTTGCGAGAAATTTGGGCATTCCTGCGTTGGTCGGGGTAAACGGAGCGATGAAGCTTCCGAACAACACGCTGATGTTCCTGAATGCTATCGAGGGGGAAGTCGTTCGGATTCTACCGGGAGAATTGGACTTTTACCTGACGAGAATTCGCGAGCATGAGAAAAAAAACCGGGAGCTTGAGGATACCAAGTTTTTGCCGGCCGTGACGACCGATAATCATCGTGTCGAGGTCGCGGCCAATATCGGCAGTCCGCGCGAGGCGGAAATTGCGGTTCGGTCGGGAGCGGAGGGGGTCGGGCTGTTCCGGACGGAATTTTTGTTCATGGAACGTACCGGCTTTCCCGACGAGGCTGAGCAGTTCGAGGTATATTCGGAGGTTGCCCGATCAATGGGAGAGCGGCCGGTCATCGTTCGGCTGCTGGATATCGGCGTGGATAAACGGCTGTCCTATTACAAGATGCCGGATGAGATGAATCCTTTGCTTGGCAAGCGGGCCATGCGCCTGCTTCTGGAGCACCATGAGATCCTGGAAACTCAGCTGAAGGCGATTCTGCGGACGTCGCTGACCGGCAACGTGAAAGTGATGCTGCCGATGATCGCCACGGTTGAGGAGATCCGCGCCGCCAGAAATATTATAGATGGAATCATTGCCGAAATGAAAAACGAGGGTGCCGCCGAGGAACTGCAAATCGAGATCGGGATTACGGTGGAGGTGCCTTCTGTCGCAATCAGCCCGGATCTGTTTGTGGACGAGGTCGATTTCTTTAGTATCGGTAGCAACGATTTGATTCAATACACGTTTGCCGCAGACCGGATGAATCAGGATGTGTCCTATTTGTACCAGCCGTGTCATCCAAGCATCCTGAGAATGGTCAAGAACGTGATCGACATAGCTCACGACAAGGGGAAATGGGCGGGAGTGTGCGGCGAAATGGCCGGCGATCCCGTTACCGCTCCGCTGCTTCTCGGGATGGGGTTGGACGAATTCAGCATGAGCATCGCATCGATCCCGCGGATCAAGTATTTGATCCGGCATTTATCCTTAAAGGAATGCAGGGAACTCGTCGAGGAAAGCTTCCGTCTGAAAACTCACGCGGAAGTCGATGCCTTGGTTCGAAACTTTTTGCAGCAAAAAAAAATCGCTCTCTGA
- a CDS encoding monovalent cation:proton antiporter family protein has translation MQNTTESLMSLMIVVSLSFLVPIILYKFRIKMIPVVVAEIIVGLIIGKSGLNLVGEDKWLEYISLFGLIFLMFLSGLEIDFSAFSRKKSSSASQTNPLLTSSLIFLGILIISYLLSLSLVAMGLASRPFLMTLIISTVSLGIVVPVLKEKKWIETELGQAVLLVTVLADFFTMVMLAVYIGFESKNTSKMITLLLFFAVVSVSYFFIKRFASGKTFLGLAQSTSQIATRATFTLILLFVVLSDSMGADSILGAFLAGVIVALLSPKKEFVHQLDSFGYGFLIPIFFVMVGVKMEVWPLFTDFRLLLLIPLLLIYIFISKMIPALILKRWFSWRQVIGSGVILSTTLSLVIAASTIALNMGMISEQLHGALILVAVLSSLIFPVTFSRLFPEAESRKQVVSIVGANHISLPVARDLQKEGYIVHIYTSNLSGELQNASLDHEKGYTIHYVDRLQPDILQNEEAFNADAAVFVSIEDEVNVRLARHAVESGLKRIVVRVETPEMHEHLQTEGFTVFSTLFASRTLLKALIENPSAVRLITQDDSIREITVDNPRYHETLLRQLPFLGDVLILRIYRGESFIVPHGNTNIRMGDRLLVSGNPEHIAALKRTLE, from the coding sequence ATGCAAAATACCACGGAATCCCTTATGTCTTTGATGATCGTGGTATCCTTGTCGTTCCTAGTGCCGATTATCCTATACAAATTCCGCATAAAGATGATCCCCGTGGTCGTGGCGGAAATCATCGTCGGCCTGATCATCGGCAAAAGCGGATTGAATTTGGTCGGGGAAGATAAATGGCTGGAGTACATATCGCTGTTCGGATTGATTTTTCTCATGTTTCTCAGCGGCCTGGAAATCGATTTCAGCGCATTTTCCAGAAAGAAAAGCAGCAGCGCCTCACAAACGAATCCTCTGCTGACATCGAGCCTTATTTTTCTTGGCATACTGATCATTTCCTATCTGCTTTCGCTCAGTCTTGTGGCGATGGGTTTGGCGAGCCGTCCGTTCCTCATGACCCTGATCATTTCTACCGTATCGTTGGGAATCGTTGTGCCGGTGCTGAAGGAAAAGAAATGGATTGAGACGGAACTGGGGCAGGCAGTGCTGCTGGTAACGGTGCTGGCGGATTTCTTTACGATGGTTATGCTGGCCGTCTATATCGGCTTTGAGTCGAAAAATACTTCGAAAATGATCACCTTGCTGCTGTTTTTTGCGGTCGTGTCCGTCTCCTATTTTTTCATCAAACGCTTTGCTTCCGGAAAAACCTTTTTGGGCTTGGCCCAAAGCACTTCGCAGATCGCCACCCGGGCCACCTTTACATTGATTTTGCTATTTGTGGTGCTTTCCGATTCCATGGGAGCGGACAGCATACTCGGTGCGTTTCTGGCCGGGGTGATCGTTGCGTTGCTTTCGCCCAAAAAAGAGTTTGTGCATCAGTTGGATTCTTTCGGATACGGCTTTCTGATCCCGATCTTTTTTGTCATGGTCGGTGTGAAAATGGAGGTTTGGCCGCTGTTTACCGATTTTAGATTGCTGCTGCTCATTCCGCTGCTGTTAATCTATATATTCATTTCCAAAATGATTCCCGCGCTGATCTTGAAGCGCTGGTTTTCGTGGAGGCAGGTGATCGGTTCCGGGGTCATTTTGTCGACGACGCTCAGTCTGGTAATTGCCGCTTCCACGATTGCCCTCAATATGGGCATGATCAGCGAACAGCTCCATGGCGCCTTGATTCTCGTAGCCGTACTGAGCAGTTTGATTTTCCCGGTTACGTTCAGCCGGCTGTTCCCCGAGGCGGAATCCCGCAAGCAGGTGGTCTCGATTGTAGGAGCCAATCATATCTCCCTGCCCGTTGCGCGGGATTTGCAGAAGGAAGGCTACATCGTTCATATCTATACGTCCAATCTGTCTGGGGAATTGCAGAATGCCAGCCTTGACCATGAAAAAGGCTATACAATCCATTATGTGGATCGACTGCAGCCTGATATTCTGCAAAATGAGGAAGCATTCAATGCGGATGCCGCTGTTTTCGTCTCAATAGAGGATGAGGTGAATGTGCGTTTGGCCCGGCACGCGGTTGAGTCGGGCTTGAAGCGAATCGTGGTTCGGGTGGAAACTCCGGAGATGCATGAACATTTGCAGACAGAAGGCTTCACCGTCTTTTCCACCCTGTTTGCATCCCGAACGCTGTTGAAGGCGTTGATTGAAAATCCGAGCGCGGTCCGGTTGATCACGCAAGATGACTCGATCCGTGAAATCACGGTGGACAATCCGCGCTACCACGAAACGCTGCTGCGGCAGCTTCCGTTTCTCGGCGATGTGCTGATTCTGCGGATTTACCGCGGCGAATCGTTCATCGTCCCTCACGGAAATACAAATATCCGAATGGGAGATCGCTTGTTGGTCAGCGGCAATCCCGAGCATATTGCGGCATTGAAGCGAACTTTGGAATAG
- a CDS encoding stalk domain-containing protein yields the protein MRLLKRKKLLTIGVMLLALTAFHGAAVYADHDGDHESYEERQLWQESPGSYGEYQKEDYEEGEYDDDRNSSGQTEGTYPGAAGYNQGTSAQAVLLDGQPVSFRFPGSMLQTDMIVAVSQGEVLVPAEVVLDGLQIPYVIYSKGDILELFANGHHVIFHTDKNTIYVDGLKSFLPAAPFYRNALYYIPINVLADVMGDKLEWDPNTNLLQMRKGG from the coding sequence ATGCGTCTTTTGAAACGTAAAAAGCTGCTCACGATCGGAGTGATGCTGCTCGCATTGACGGCTTTTCATGGAGCCGCAGTATACGCAGACCATGACGGGGATCATGAATCTTATGAGGAGCGGCAGTTGTGGCAGGAAAGTCCGGGGTCGTATGGAGAATATCAAAAGGAAGATTATGAAGAGGGAGAATACGACGACGACCGGAATTCATCCGGGCAGACGGAAGGTACATATCCGGGGGCGGCGGGATATAATCAAGGGACTTCTGCCCAAGCCGTACTATTGGATGGACAGCCTGTCAGCTTCCGTTTCCCGGGCAGCATGCTGCAAACGGATATGATTGTTGCCGTCAGCCAAGGAGAAGTGCTTGTTCCCGCTGAGGTTGTGCTGGATGGATTGCAGATCCCATACGTCATTTACAGCAAAGGCGATATTCTTGAATTGTTTGCCAATGGACACCACGTCATTTTTCATACAGATAAGAACACAATCTACGTGGATGGCTTGAAAAGCTTTCTTCCCGCAGCGCCATTTTACCGCAACGCCTTATACTATATTCCGATTAATGTGCTTGCGGATGTAATGGGGGATAAACTGGAATGGGATCCAAACACAAACTTGCTGCAGATGAGAAAGGGTGGTTGA